In the Flavisolibacter tropicus genome, one interval contains:
- a CDS encoding DUF3098 domain-containing protein: MKSQRTTATPAKDTTPNRSIALFDKQNLVWMLGGIAIMIIGFLLMAGGRSDNPNVFDPNEVYSARRITVAPIVILIGLVVLIVAIFRHPKNK, translated from the coding sequence ATGAAAAGTCAAAGAACCACGGCTACACCCGCAAAAGATACAACACCAAACAGGTCTATTGCCCTATTTGATAAGCAAAACCTGGTATGGATGCTGGGCGGCATTGCCATTATGATCATTGGATTCCTGCTAATGGCTGGTGGCCGCAGCGACAACCCCAATGTGTTTGATCCAAATGAGGTATACAGCGCACGCCGTATTACCGTAGCACCGATTGTTATCCTGATCGGATTGGTAGTTCTAATTGTGGCAATCTTCCGCCACCCTAAAAATAAATAA
- a CDS encoding MBL fold metallo-hydrolase has protein sequence MQLFTINTGNFKLDGGAMFGVVPKSIWNKLNPADANNLCTWSMRCLLIQEGNRLILVDNGIGDKQDEKFFKHYYLHGDDTLDKSLQKHGFHRNDITDVFLTHLHFDHCGGSIVREGDKLVPAFKNATYWSNEKHWQWAVHPNDREKASFLKENILPIQESGQLKFVDTPTTNGPQLGSTPFMENIDIRFVSGHTESMMLPQIRYKGQTVVYMADLLPSTGHLPLPYVMAYDMFPLTTLNEKKSFLHEAIDNNYILYFEHDAQYECCNLQLTERGIRMKEAIELKDM, from the coding sequence ATGCAACTCTTTACAATAAACACAGGCAATTTTAAATTAGACGGTGGTGCTATGTTTGGTGTGGTACCCAAAAGCATTTGGAACAAGCTGAACCCAGCCGACGCTAACAACCTGTGCACCTGGTCTATGCGCTGCCTACTGATACAGGAAGGCAATCGTTTGATCCTGGTAGATAATGGTATTGGCGATAAGCAGGATGAAAAATTCTTTAAGCACTACTACCTGCATGGCGATGATACACTAGACAAGTCATTACAAAAACACGGCTTCCACCGCAACGATATTACAGATGTATTTCTAACTCACCTGCATTTTGACCACTGCGGCGGCTCTATTGTGCGCGAAGGCGATAAGCTGGTTCCCGCCTTTAAAAACGCTACCTATTGGAGCAATGAAAAGCACTGGCAATGGGCGGTACATCCTAACGACCGCGAGAAGGCTTCCTTCTTAAAAGAAAACATATTGCCTATTCAAGAAAGCGGGCAACTGAAGTTTGTAGATACACCTACTACCAATGGTCCGCAATTAGGTTCTACACCATTCATGGAGAACATTGATATCCGTTTTGTTAGCGGTCATACTGAAAGTATGATGCTACCACAGATCCGTTACAAGGGCCAGACCGTTGTATACATGGCCGACCTGTTGCCTTCAACTGGCCACCTGCCCCTACCCTATGTAATGGCCTACGATATGTTCCCCTTAACAACACTCAACGAAAAGAAAAGCTTTTTACATGAAGCTATAGATAATAACTACATCCTCTACTTCGAGCACGATGCTCAATACGAATGCTGCAACCTGCAACTCACGGAAAGGGGTATTCGTATGAAAGAGGCGATTGAACTGAAAGACATGTAG
- a CDS encoding cell division protein FtsX, translating to MSILGVTLVLFLLGIIGWLVINANKLGQYFRESVEVRAYLRSSDVTSQDSTAIVNYIAQQPYVRQYTYVTKEAAKKQYLEDGNQDWAGVLDENPLPNSINFKLKNEYVQSDTLANIEKTIEANPLISDVQYPKELVTNLNKNINRISLILLVLAVILAVVVIILIDNTIRLAMFSNRFLIKTMQMVGATRMFIAKPLNVRAIVNGAISATIAIILVYCLTLAAESFLPELRALNDTKTLILLFIALLIIGIAITLFSTYRSVRKYLRMKLDELY from the coding sequence ATGTCAATTTTGGGTGTCACCCTTGTCCTTTTCCTCCTGGGAATCATTGGCTGGCTGGTGATCAACGCCAACAAACTGGGCCAGTATTTCAGGGAAAGCGTGGAAGTACGTGCTTATTTAAGAAGCAGCGATGTCACTTCGCAAGACAGTACGGCTATCGTAAACTATATAGCGCAACAACCCTATGTACGTCAATATACGTATGTAACCAAGGAGGCCGCCAAGAAACAGTACCTGGAAGATGGTAATCAGGACTGGGCCGGCGTACTGGACGAAAACCCACTGCCTAACAGCATCAACTTTAAGTTGAAAAACGAATATGTACAGAGCGACACGTTGGCGAATATTGAAAAAACCATCGAGGCCAACCCGCTGATCTCCGATGTTCAATACCCTAAAGAGTTGGTAACCAACCTGAATAAGAACATCAACCGCATTAGCCTGATCCTATTGGTGCTGGCCGTTATTTTAGCCGTGGTAGTGATCATACTGATCGACAACACCATTCGCCTGGCTATGTTCTCTAACCGCTTCCTGATCAAAACCATGCAAATGGTGGGTGCTACCCGTATGTTCATTGCTAAGCCGCTCAATGTACGAGCCATCGTCAACGGGGCTATTAGTGCTACCATTGCCATTATATTGGTGTATTGCTTAACCCTGGCAGCAGAAAGCTTTCTGCCGGAATTAAGGGCCCTGAACGATACCAAGACGCTGATCCTTTTATTCATTGCCTTATTAATTATAGGTATCGCCATTACCCTCTTCAGCACCTACCGCAGCGTACGTAAATACCTGCGTATGAAGCTGGACGAACTGTATTAG
- a CDS encoding undecaprenyl-diphosphate phosphatase, with product MGFFEAIIIAIVEGLTEFLPISSTGHMIITSSLLGIESNEFTKLFEVAIQLGAIMAVVVLYWKKFFQFNKPEFYAKLFVGMLPLIVGFLFNDVIEALLESVLTVAITLLVGGVVLLYVDKWFKQPVKQSPDLFATELTPGEFIEADEKLTYKKAFIIGWWQILAMIPGVSRSAASIIGGMQQRLSRNFAAEFSFFLAVPTMFAAAAYSLFLKKWHTDGTTVHKGYELILDSKQNIYAFAIGNVVAFVVAIVAIKFFINYLKKYGFRVFGIYRIIVGIILLGLIAAGYL from the coding sequence ATGGGTTTTTTTGAAGCCATCATTATAGCCATTGTAGAAGGGCTAACCGAGTTTTTGCCTATTTCCTCAACCGGGCATATGATCATTACCAGTTCCTTACTGGGTATAGAATCGAACGAGTTTACCAAGCTGTTTGAAGTAGCCATTCAATTGGGTGCTATCATGGCGGTAGTGGTATTGTACTGGAAAAAATTCTTCCAGTTCAATAAACCAGAATTCTACGCCAAGCTTTTTGTGGGAATGCTGCCACTGATCGTGGGCTTTTTGTTTAATGATGTTATTGAAGCCTTACTGGAAAGCGTGCTCACCGTGGCCATTACTTTATTAGTAGGTGGTGTTGTACTGCTTTATGTAGACAAATGGTTCAAGCAACCGGTCAAGCAATCGCCTGATCTTTTTGCTACAGAATTGACTCCAGGCGAATTCATTGAAGCCGACGAGAAACTGACATACAAAAAAGCTTTTATCATTGGCTGGTGGCAGATCCTGGCTATGATACCGGGTGTAAGCCGCAGTGCAGCTTCTATTATTGGCGGTATGCAGCAACGCCTGTCGCGCAACTTTGCAGCCGAATTCTCTTTCTTCCTGGCGGTACCTACCATGTTTGCTGCAGCGGCCTACTCGCTGTTCTTAAAAAAATGGCATACCGACGGTACTACTGTACACAAGGGCTATGAGTTGATCTTGGATAGCAAACAAAACATCTATGCCTTTGCTATTGGCAATGTAGTGGCTTTTGTAGTGGCTATAGTGGCCATCAAGTTCTTTATCAATTACCTGAAGAAATATGGCTTCCGCGTATTTGGCATCTACCGTATTATTGTAGGTATTATTCTTTTGGGCCTTATTGCGGCCGGCTATCTTTAA
- a CDS encoding MFS transporter — MQTAPKKVINAWAMYDWANSVYNLVITTTFFPIYFAAVTKQAYGEETVPFLGRTFKNSSLYDYALATAYAIIVLLLPILSSIADSRGNKKRFMQFFCYLGGLACCAMFFFKGDQPSVGWGIGCLMLASIGFVGSLVFYNSYLPEIAAPEDRDRVSAKGFSMGYIGSVLLQLVGFGLVLYFSGKGDNSSGPLYTFLLVGLWWMGFAQIPFKHLPKGQAAVENHTKNFLTEGFIELGKVWRQVKSMPVLKQFLMSFFFYSMGVQTVMLAATLFGSTVLKLPDTNLIVTVVLIQLVAIAGAVGMARLSTRFGNIQVLIGAVIFWIVVCVSAYFIANLAEQGINTEYYFYGLAVAVGLVMGGIQAISRSTYSKLMPVTKDTASFFSFYDVTEKVAIVIGMLSFGVIDEFLGMKNSVLSLVLFFCIGLYGLVITLYKQKRSLFFKS; from the coding sequence ATGCAGACTGCCCCCAAAAAAGTGATCAATGCCTGGGCCATGTACGACTGGGCGAATAGTGTGTACAACCTGGTAATTACCACCACCTTCTTTCCCATCTATTTTGCCGCCGTTACCAAGCAGGCCTATGGCGAAGAAACGGTACCCTTCTTAGGCCGCACATTTAAGAACTCATCGCTGTACGATTACGCATTGGCCACCGCCTATGCCATTATTGTATTGCTGCTGCCTATACTTTCCTCTATTGCTGATAGCCGTGGCAACAAGAAACGCTTCATGCAGTTCTTTTGTTACCTGGGCGGCTTGGCTTGTTGTGCCATGTTCTTCTTCAAGGGTGATCAGCCTAGTGTGGGCTGGGGTATTGGCTGTCTGATGCTGGCCAGCATTGGCTTTGTGGGTAGCCTGGTATTTTACAACTCCTACCTGCCTGAGATTGCCGCACCGGAAGACCGCGACCGTGTTAGTGCCAAGGGTTTCTCTATGGGGTATATTGGCAGTGTATTATTACAATTGGTAGGCTTTGGCCTTGTCCTTTATTTTAGTGGTAAAGGCGACAACTCAAGTGGCCCGCTGTATACGTTTCTTTTAGTAGGATTGTGGTGGATGGGATTTGCCCAAATTCCTTTCAAACATCTGCCCAAGGGCCAGGCTGCTGTAGAAAATCATACCAAGAACTTTTTAACCGAAGGCTTTATTGAGCTGGGCAAAGTATGGCGACAGGTAAAATCGATGCCGGTACTGAAACAGTTCCTCATGAGCTTTTTCTTTTACAGCATGGGTGTACAAACCGTAATGCTAGCGGCTACACTTTTTGGCAGTACGGTATTAAAACTACCCGACACCAACCTGATTGTAACAGTCGTACTCATTCAACTGGTAGCCATTGCCGGTGCCGTAGGCATGGCGCGCTTATCTACCCGCTTTGGTAACATCCAGGTACTGATTGGCGCTGTGATCTTCTGGATAGTGGTTTGTGTAAGTGCCTACTTCATTGCCAACCTGGCCGAGCAAGGCATCAATACAGAATATTATTTCTATGGACTGGCGGTAGCAGTAGGCCTTGTAATGGGCGGCATTCAGGCTATTAGCCGTTCTACTTACAGCAAGCTGATGCCTGTTACCAAAGACACCGCCTCTTTCTTTAGCTTTTACGATGTAACAGAAAAAGTGGCCATTGTGATTGGCATGCTCAGCTTTGGTGTTATTGACGAATTCCTGGGTATGAAGAACAGCGTGCTTTCGCTGGTTTTATTTTTCTGTATTGGGTTATATGGATTAGTCATAACCTTGTACAAGCAGAAACGCAGTCTGTTCTTTAAATCATAA